The following proteins come from a genomic window of Drosophila sulfurigaster albostrigata strain 15112-1811.04 chromosome X, ASM2355843v2, whole genome shotgun sequence:
- the LOC133849012 gene encoding uncharacterized protein LOC133849012, with protein MRCSMHLFGLLLCTLLLIGELHAAPVGDHPDHAGCIRVTIIKRPLTTTTTTTTTTTTTTTTTAATTVATVAPG; from the coding sequence ATGCGCTGCTCGATGCATCTCTTTGGGCTGCTGCTCTGCACTCTGTTGCTGATTGGCGAGTTGCATGCCGCACCAGTTGGCGATCATCCGGATCATGCTGGTTGCATACGTGTTACGATCATCAAACGTCCATtgaccacaacgacaacaacaacaacaacgacgacgacgacaacaacaacaacagcggctaCAACTGTAGCAACTGTGGCGCCTGGCTAG